The Geomonas ferrireducens genome includes a window with the following:
- the mobB gene encoding molybdopterin-guanine dinucleotide biosynthesis protein B gives MTVKAVSFVAKSNTGKTTLLEKVIAHLKERGYKVGVIKHDAHRFDIDHPGKDSYRLTAAGADTMLISSPEKLAIVKKHTQSPPIEELIETYFADLDIVLTEGFKKSGMPKIEVNRQERSTELLCRGENHDPTLVAVASDADLALDVPVLDLNDPSAVADFIEETFLQ, from the coding sequence ATGACGGTAAAGGCAGTATCCTTCGTGGCAAAATCGAACACCGGAAAGACCACCCTACTGGAAAAGGTCATCGCCCACCTGAAAGAACGGGGTTACAAGGTGGGGGTCATAAAGCATGACGCGCACCGCTTCGACATCGACCATCCGGGCAAGGACAGCTACCGCCTCACCGCGGCTGGCGCCGACACCATGCTGATCTCGTCGCCGGAGAAGCTCGCCATCGTGAAGAAACACACCCAGTCCCCCCCCATCGAGGAACTCATCGAGACCTACTTTGCGGACCTGGACATCGTCCTGACCGAAGGGTTCAAGAAGAGCGGCATGCCCAAGATCGAGGTGAACCGTCAGGAGAGAAGCACGGAACTGCTCTGCCGCGGCGAAAATCACGACCCCACCCTCGTGGCGGTCGCAAGCGACGCCGATTTGGCGCTCGACGTGCCGGTATTGGACCTGAACGACCCCAGCGCCGTCGCCGACT